A genomic stretch from Planctomycetia bacterium includes:
- a CDS encoding TonB family protein: protein MRRFLLDYAVFVLLLGGSVAGHYWFVFHYHPGSTVIRIALEPEAGRTSVAITLIAAKPKVELPDLVKPTKLKELPKPLELLIAKVELPPEAVITAELPRPQAVAVPIAPPPMEKIEEEEKPPEEQPLTPPKRKQPLAKPPETETIESDSTVTIVTQEMRGIVTAPTILSRRLPIYPPYAYAQKLDGSADLAVHVSTEGKVLSVSVFKSSGYSDMDQAWIEAVRDWTFTPALRDGKPVDQHVHVPVTFRIRKTP from the coding sequence TTGCGACGCTTCCTGCTCGACTATGCCGTCTTCGTCTTGTTGCTCGGCGGAAGCGTCGCGGGGCACTATTGGTTCGTTTTCCATTACCATCCCGGGTCGACGGTGATTCGGATTGCGCTCGAGCCCGAGGCCGGGCGGACGAGCGTCGCGATCACGCTGATCGCCGCGAAGCCGAAGGTGGAGCTTCCGGACTTGGTCAAGCCGACGAAGCTCAAAGAGTTGCCGAAGCCGCTTGAGCTGCTGATCGCCAAGGTCGAGCTGCCGCCCGAAGCGGTGATCACGGCCGAGCTTCCGCGCCCGCAGGCGGTCGCGGTGCCGATCGCCCCTCCACCGATGGAGAAGATCGAAGAAGAAGAAAAGCCTCCCGAAGAGCAGCCCCTCACGCCGCCGAAGCGTAAGCAACCGCTGGCGAAGCCACCGGAAACCGAGACGATCGAATCCGACAGCACGGTGACGATCGTCACGCAAGAAATGCGCGGCATCGTCACGGCGCCGACGATCCTCTCGCGCCGGTTGCCAATTTACCCCCCGTATGCCTACGCGCAGAAACTCGACGGTTCGGCCGATCTCGCGGTGCATGTGAGCACCGAAGGGAAGGTTCTCTCCGTTTCGGTTTTCAAGAGTTCCGGCTACTCGGACATGGATCAGGCGTGGATCGAGGCGGTACGAGACTGGACTTTCACCCCGGCGCTTCGCGACGGCAAACCGGTCGATCAGCATGTACACGTTCCGGTGACGTTTCGTATTCGGAAGACTCCGTAG